The sequence TGAGGGCGAAGCGCCCCGCGCCGGCCGGCAGGTCCAGGTGGCGTACGTGCGCCTGGGTGACGACCTCGTCCGGGAACAGCTCGGCCGCACCCTTCAGAAGCTCGGTGGTGGTGCTCACTTGTCGCCTCCGGCGTTCTCGAAGTGCGGGTTCTCCCAGACGACCGTCGCGCCCATGCCGAAGCCGACGCACATGGTCGTGAGGCCGTAACGGACCTCGGGCTGCTCCTCGAACTGGCGGGCCAGCTGGGTCATCAGCCGGACGCCGGAGGAGGCCAGCGGGTGACCGTAGGCGATCGCGCCGCCGTACTGGTTGACGCGGGCGTCGTCGTCGGCGATGCCGTAGTGCTCCAGGAACGCCAGCACCTGTACGGCGAACGCCTCGTTGATCTCGAAGAGACCGATGTCCGAGATGGACAGGCCGGCCTGGGCGAGGGCCTTCTCCGTGGCCGGGATCGGGCCGTAGCCCATGACCTCCGGCTCGACGCCCGCGAAGGCGTAGGAGACCAGGCGCATCTTGACCGGGAGGCCCAGCTCGCGCGCGACGTCCTCGGCGGCGAGCAGGGATGCGGTGGCGCCGTCGTTGAGACCCGCGGCGTTACCGGCGGTGACACGGCCGTGGGCGCGGAACGGGGTCTTCAGATTGGCCAGGGACTCCATGGTGGTCCCCGGGCGCATCGGCTCGTCGGCGGTGACCAGGCCCCAGCCCGTCTCACCGGCCTCCGCGTTGGTGCGGCGGACCGAGACCGGCACCAGGTCCTGCTGGATCTTGCCGTTGGCGTACGCCTTGGCGGCCTTCTCCTGCGAGCGGACCGCGTACGCGTCGGCGCGCTGCTTGGTGATCGTGGGGTACCGGTCGTGCAGGTTCTCCGCGGTCATGCCCATGAACAGGGCGGACTCGTCGACCAGCTTCTCCGACACGAACCGCGGGTTCGGGTCGACGCCCTCGCCCATGGGGTGGCGGCCCATGTGCTCGACGCCACCGGCGACGACGACGTCGTACGCGCCGAAGGCGATGGAGCCGGCCGTCGAGGTGACGGCGGTCAGGGCGCCCGCGCACATGCGGTCGATGGAGTAGCCCGGGACGGACTGCGGCAGACCGGCCAGGATTCCGGCGGTACGGCCGAGCGTGAGGCCCTGGTCCCCGATCTGCGTGGTCGCGGCGATGGCGACCTCGTCGATCTTCTTGGGGTCCAGGTCCGGGTTGCGGCGCAGCAGCTCCCGGATGGCCTTCACGACGAGATCGTCGGCGCGGGTCTCGTGGTAGATGCCCTTCGGGCCCGCCTTGCCGAACGGGGTGCGGACGCCGTCGACGAAGACGACGTCCCGGATGGTACGAGGCACGATGGCTCTCCTCCAGGGTGCGGGATGGCACTGCTGCGGGGCGCGCCCGGAGGCACGCCGCTGCGCTCATGCTACTTGCGGGTAACCAGACTGCCCACCCCCTGTGGCCGGAGCGGCGAAGGTCACATGCGGAAATTGTCCGCGGAAAGGCGCCCCACACACCGCGAATGGCCCGGACGGACTCGTTTTCGAGTCCGTCCGGGCCATGCGCGCTCCCTGCGCGGCCACGGAGAAGCTGGCGTGAATACGCCCCTGTGATGCCCCTCTGTGCTGCGCCTCTGTCCTATGCCTTACGCGGACTGCGTGAGCGCGCGGAGCAGCAGCGGGGCCACCTGCTCGATCTGCCAGTGCCGCGCGCCGTACCCGGCGAGCGCGGACTCGACCGTCTCCGGCGTCGGGTTCTTCGGCGGTTCCCAGCAGATCCGGCGCACCGTGTCCGGCGTCATCAGGTTCTCCTGCGGCAGGTGCAGCCGCTCCGCGAGCGCGGACACGGCGGCGCGGGCGGCCGAGAGCCGGGCCGCGGCTGCCGGGTCCTTGTCCGCCCAGGCGCGCGGCGGGGGAGGGCCCGCGACGGCCTGGCCGGGCTGCGGCAGCTCCGTGTCGGGCAGTGCCTTGGCCCGGTCGACGGCGGCCTGCCACTGCTCCAGCTGGCGCCGCCCCATGCGCGGTCCGAAGCCGGGCAGGGCCGTCAGGGCCTGGGTGTTGGGCGGCAGCGCGAGCGCGGCCTCGATGATCGCCCCGTCGCCGAGCACCTTGCCGGGCGAGACGTCCCGCCGCCGGGCGATCTGGTCGCGGGCGTTCCACAGCTCGCGTACGACCGCCATCTGCCGGCGGCGGCGGACCTTGTGCATCCCGGAGGTGCGGCGCCACGGGTCCTGGCGCGGGGGAGCGGGCGGCGCCGAGGCGATGGCGGCGAACTCCTCCTGGGCCCATTCCAGCTTGTTCTGCCGGTCGAGCTCGTCCTCCAGCGCGTTGCGCAGGTCGATCAGGAGCTCGACGTCGAGCGCCGCGTAGCGCAGCCAGGGCTCGGGCAGCGGGCGGGTGGACCAGTCGACGGCGGAGTGGCCCTTCTCCAGCGAGTAGCCGAGGACGTTCTCGACCATGGCGCCGAGGCCGACGCGCGGGAAGCCCGCCAGCCGTCCGGCCAGCTCGGTGTCGAAGAGTCCGGTCGGTGTCATCCCTATCTCGCGCAGACAGGGCAGGTCCTGCGTCGCCGCGTGCAGGATCCATTCGGTGCCGTGCAGCGCCTCGCCGAGTCCGGACAGGTCGGGGCAGCCGACGGGGTCGACGAGCGCGCTGCCCGCCCCGTCACGCCGCAGCTGTACGAGGTAGGCGCGCTGGCCGTAGCGGTAGCCGGACGCCCGCTCGGCGTCGACGGCCACCGGGCCCGAGCCCGCGGCGAAGGCGGCGATCACCCCGGCCAGGGCGTCGTCGGACGCCACCACCGGCGGAATGCCCTCGCGCGGTTCCAGCAAGGGGATCGGCGCCGGGGCGACGTCGTCCGGGGGAGCGCCCCCGGTGGTTCGCAGTGATGTGTCTGCTGCGGTCTCTTGGGCGTCGGTCACGTGTCAAGGGTATCTGTGTGTGCGCGGCGGCGGCCGACGGAACGTTCCGTCGGCCGCCGCCCATGCGCGTAATCCAGCCGGTTCCGCGTTCCCGCGCACCGGCCGGGTGCGGAGGATCAGTGGATGATGCCCGTCCGCAGGGCCACGGCGACCATTCCTGCGCGGTCTCCGGTGCCGAGCTTGCGGGCGATGCGGGCGAGGTGACTCTTGACGGTCAGGGCGGACAGGCCCATGGAGACGCCGATGGCCTTGTTGGACTGGCCCTCGGCGACGAGCCGCAGAACCTCCACCTCGCGGCCGGAGAGTTCGCGGTAGCCGCCCGGGTGGCTCGGGGTGCCGGGGGGCCGGCGGTGCATACGGGCGGCGGTGGCGCCGATGGGGGCGACGCCGGGACGGGCCGGGTGGCCGATATTGGTACGGGTGCCGGTGACGACGTAGCCCTTGACTCCGCCCGCGAGGGCGTTGCGCACGGCGCCGATGTCGTCGGCGGCGGACAGGGCGAGACCGTTGGGCCAGCCGGCGGCTCGGGTTTCGGACAGCAGGGTCAGCCCGGAACCGTCGGGCAGGTGGACGTCGGCTACGCAGATGTCGCGCGGGTTGCCGACGCGGGGACGGGCCTCCGCGATGGACGACGCCTCGATGACGTCACGTACTCCGAGTGCCCACAGATGGCGGGTGACGGTGGAACGGACGCGCGGGTCGGCCACGACGACCATGGCCGTCGGCTTGTTCGGGCGGTAGGCGACCAGGCTTGCGGGCTGCTCTAGGAGAACGGACACCAGGCCTCCTGGGGAGTGGCGGGACGGGCCGGCTCGGGGATGAAGCCGGGGCGAACCGTGCTTGAAGGGTCATTGACTCCTTCGGCAGCAGACCCCTGCTCCTTTAGGGGAAGATCACGATTTGTTGAGTAACAATTCGGGCAAATGGGGTGTTCGGTCGATTCGAGAGGGCGATTTTCGCTGGCTGAAAGTGATCGCATGACGTGGCGTCACGGAAAAACGGGGCGGCCCGGAGGCCGCCCCGCTCGTACCGGTCCCGGCAGGGGCTACGAGACCTGGGGCCCCCGTCGCTGGGGCAGCGTCACCACCGCCGCGTCGACGGGGCCCGAGGGCGGCAGGCCCGCGATCTGGCACAGCAGGTCCCCCCACGCGACCAGGTGCGCCGCCGTGTCCGGCACCCCGCCGCGGCCCTCGCGCGGCGTCCAGGACGCCCGGATCTCGATCTGGGTCGCGGGACGCCGGGTCTCCAGCGCGCCGAAGTAGTGCGAGCCCGCCATGGTGACCGTGCCGCCGGCCTCCCCGTAGAAGAGGCCCCGGGCCTCCAGCGCGCCGGTCAGCCAGGACCAGCAGACCTCGGGCAGCAGTGGATCGGCGGCCATCTCCGGCTCCAGCTCGGCGCGCACCAGGGTCACGAGCCGGAAGTTGCCCTGCCAGGCCTCGTGCCCGGCCGGGTCGTGGAGCAGGACGAGCCGGCCGTCGGCGAGATCGTCGTCGCCGTCGACGACCGCGGCCTCCAGCGCGTACGCGTACGGGGCGAGCCGCTTCGGCGGCCGGGTCGGCTCCACTTCCAGCTCGGGACGCAGCCGCGCCGCGCGCAGCGCGTCCACCGCCGAACGGAACGCGGACGGGACGGCACCACCCTCCCCGCCGTCCTCGCCGTCAGCGCCATCGGATTGACCGGAGATGTGTCCCTGAGCCGCAGCCATGCGGGGAAGAGTAGGCGGAATGGAAGCTCCGCGTGCGGAAGGACACCCGTGCGGGGCCGGGCTCGTTGCCCACGCGTGCGAAGATTCTGTGCGTGAGTGCCAACGACCGCCCCTCCGGGCAGCAGACGAAGACTTCCGCCACCTACGACTCGGCGTTCCTGAAGGCCTGCCGGCGCGAGCCGGTGCCGCACACGCCGGTCTGGTTCATGCGTCAGGCGGGGCGCTCGCTGCCCGAGTACCTGAAGGTGCGCGAAGGCATCCCGATGCTCGACTCCTGCACGATGCCGGAGCTGGTCGCCGAGATCACGATGCAGCCGGTCCGCCGCCACAAGGTCGACGCGGCCGTCTACTACAGCGACATCGTCGTGCCCCTCAAGGCGATCGGCATCGACCTCGACATCAAGCCCGGTGTCGGCCCGGTCATCGCCGAGCCGGTCCGCACCCGCGCCGACCTGGCCCGGCTGCGCGACCTCACGCCCGAGGACGTCCCGTACGTCACCGAGGCCATCGGCCTGCTCACCGCCGAGCTGGGGGAGACCCCGCTGATCGGCTTCGCGGGTGCGCCGTTCACGCTCGCGAGCTACCTCGTGGAGGGCGGGCCCTCCCGCAACCACGAGCACACCAAGGCCATGATGTACGGCGACCCGGAGCTGTGGGCCGACCTGCTCGACCGCCTCGCCGAGATCACCGGCGCCTTCCTCGAGGTCCAGATCGAGGCCGGCGCCTCGGCCGTCCAGCTCTTCGACTCCTGGGTCGGCGCCCTCGCCCCCGCCGACTACCGGCGCTCGGTGCTGCCCGCCTCCGCGAAGGTCTTCGACACCGTCGCCCGTTACGACGTCCCGCGCATCCACTTCGGCGTCGGCACCGGCGAACTGCTCGGCCTCATGGGCGAGGCCGGCGCGGACGTCGTCGGCGTCGACTGGCGGGTCCCGCTGGACGAGGCCGCCCGCCGCGTCGGCCCCGGCAAGGCGCTCCAGGGCAACCTCGACCCGGCGGTGCTCTTCGCGCCGACCTCCGCGGTGGAGGCCAAGACCCAGGAGGTGCTGGACGCGGCCGCCGGCCTGGAGGGCCACATCTTCAACCTGGGCCACGGCGTGATGCCGAACATGGACCCGGACGCGCTCTCCCGGCTCGTCGAGTACGTCCACACCCGCACCGCCCGCTGACCGCGCGGAGGCGGGCGCCGCTCAGTCGGTGCCCGCCTTCCGCAGCGCCGCGACCGTCTTGCGGGCCGCCACCAGGACCGGGTCCCAGACCGGCGAGAACGGCGGCGCGTACCCCAGGTCCAGCGCGGTCATCTGCTCGACGGTCATCCGGGCGGTGAGCGCCACCGCCGCCACGTCGACGCGCTTGCCGGCCCCCTCGCGGCCCACGATCTGCACGCCGAGGAGCCGGCCCGTGCGGTACTCCGCGATCATCTTCACCGTCATGGGCCGCGCGTCCGGGTAGTAGCCCGCCCGGCTCGTCGACTCGATGGTCGCCGTGACGTACCGCAGGCCCACCGCGCGGGCGTCCTTCTCGCGCAGCCCGGTCCGGGCGATCTCCAGGTCGCAGACCTTGCTCACCGCCGTACCCACCACACCGGGGAACGTGCCGTAGCCGCCGCCGACGTTGGAGCCGATGACCTGGCCGTGCTTGTTGGCGTGCGTGCCGAGCGCGATGTGCCGGGTGTGGCCGGCCACCAGGTCCAGGACCTCCACGCAGTCGCCGCCCGCCCAGATGTTCTCGTGTCCCACCACCCGCATCGCCAGATCGGTGAGCAGACCGCCGTGCGGGCCGAGCGGCAGCCCGGCCTCCCGGGCGAGCGTCGTCTCCGGCTCGACGCCGATGCCGAGCACCACGATGTCCGCCGGATAACCGGCGTCGCCCGTGACGACCTCGGTGACGCGGCCGTCCGGCCCGGTACGGATGGCGGTGACCGCCGCCCCGTTCACCGTGGTGATGCCGAGCCCGTCCATGGCGTCGTGGACCATGCGCCCCATGTCCGGGTCGAGCGTCGCCATCGGCTGCTCGCCGCGGTTGAGGACGGTCACCTCGAAGCCGCGCTTCAGCATCGCCTCGGCCATCTCGACGCCGATGTACCCCGCCCCGACGACGACCGCGCGCCTGCCCTCCGTACGGTCCAGGCTGTCCAGCAGCGCCTGCCCGTCGTCCAGGGTCTGCACCCCGTGCACCCCCGGCGCGTCCATGCCGGGCAGCTCCGGGCGCACCGGCCGTGCCCCGGTGGCGATCACCAGCTTGTCGAACCCGGTCCAGTAAGTCTCGCCGGACTCCCGGTCCCGGGCGCGCACCCGCCGCCCCGCCACGTCGATCTCCGTCACCTCGGTGCGGGTGCGCAGATCGATGTCCCGGGCCCGGTGCTCCTCGGGTGTACGGGCGATGAGCTCGTCCCGGTCCGCCACGTCGCCGCTGACCCAGTACGGGATGCCGCACGCGGAGTACGAGGTGAAGTGGCCCCGCTCGAAGGCGGTGATGCTCAGCTCGTCCGGGCCCTTGAGCCGCCGGGCCTGGGACGCGGCGGACATGCCCGCCGCGTCCCCGCCGATGACCACCAGTCGTTCCGCCGTCATGCCGGTCCCTCCGAAGCGCGTCGATACGCACCCACGCTACGGGGCGGGCCGCGCTGCCGGCGTACTCACTCGCCCTTCGCACCCCGGCGGCGGCGCAGCAGCCGCCACAGCAGGGCCAGGACGGCCGCCACGGCGAGGAACGGGGCCGCCGCGCCGACCGCCATCGCCAGCCACCGCAGCATCGTCACGAAGGCGTGCCAGCCCCCGGCGAGAGCGTCCGTGAAGCCCGGGTCGTCGTCGGCCTCACCGGCGGCCGTCTCCGGCTCCATCAGGTCGAGCGTGATCGTCGCCAGCGTCGTACGGTCCTTGAGCGACGCCCGCTCGGCGAGCAGCGACTCCAGGTCCGCCTGACGGGTGCTCAGTTCCCCTTCCAGCGTGACCACATCGGCCAGCTTCTCGGCCCGCTCCATCAGCTTGCGCACCCGCGCCACGCTCGCCCGCTGGGTCGCGATCCGGCTGTCGGTGTCGACGACCTGGTCGGTGACGTCCTTGGCCGCCGACGTACGTGAGACGAGCTTCCCCGCGCCCGACAGCTCCCGCAGCACCTCGTCGTACGCCTCCTGCGGCACGCGCAGCACGAGGTTCGAGGACTCCCGCGTGCCGTCGACCCGTTCGGTGGTCTCCTTCTCGACCAGCCCGCCCGCGTCCTGTGCCGTCGCACGGGCGTGCGCGGCCGCCTTCGACGCGTCCTTCACCTCCACCGAGAGCGAGGCGGTGCGGATGACGTGGGCCGCTGCCTGCTTCGGGGTCTTCCGCTGCCGCTCCGTGCGGGCCGAACCGGCCGCCGGCGCCTCGGCCTTGCCGGCCGCCGCGTCCGCCTGCTGCTGGGGCTCGGCCACGCCGCCCCGGTCGGCCTTGCTGTCCGACGCGTCGCTCGCCGCGCCGCAGCCGCTCAGCGCCAGTACGGCGGTCAGCAGCACGGCGGCCGGCGCGGTGCGCACGCCTCTGCCGGTACGGATGAAGGGTGCTCCCTGCATAACTGTCCCCCCAGGACGGGTGATTGATGACGGCGATGGGACGTACCGGGGCGCGCGGACGGACCCGCACATCCGGTTTCGAAGCGGTCACGGTCAGGACTCGGAACCGGTTTGAGAGAGTGGAGCCATGCAGTCATCCACACACCGCGCGGACCGGGCCCCCCGCCACGTCGTCGTCATCGGCGGCGGCATCGCCGGACTCGCGGCCGCCCACCGGCTCGTCGGCGCCGGGCTGAGGGTCACCCTCCTGGAGGGGACCGACCGGCTCGGCGGCAAGCTCATGACCGGCGAGATCGCGGGAGTCCGGGTCGACCTCGGCGCCGAGTCCATGCTCGCCCGCCGCCCGGAGGCCGTCGGCCTGGCACGCGCCGTGGGCCTCGGCGACCGCCTCCGGCCGCCCGCCACGGCCACCGCCGCCCTGTGGACGCGCGACGCGCTGCGCCCCATGCCCAAGGGCCATGTGATGGGCGTCCCGGGCGACCCGTCCGTCCTCGGCGAGGTGCTGTCGCCCGAGGGCCTGGCCCGTATCGCCCAGGACCGCGAACTGCCCCCGACCGCCGTCGGCGAGGACGTCTCCGTCGGCACGTACGTCGCGGACCGGCTGGGCCGCGAGGTCGTCGACCGGCTGGTGGAACCACTGCTCGGCGGGGTGTACGCGGGAGACGCCTACCGGATCTCGATGCGCGCCGCCGTCCCGCAGCTGTTCGAGGCGGCCCGGCAGGGCGGCTCGCTGCTCGACGGGGTCACCCGCCTCCAGGAACGGGCGGCGGCCCGGCAGTCGAACGGGCCCGTCTTCCAGGGCATCCAGGGCGGCATCGGGACCCTCCCGGGGGCCGTCGCCGACGCCGTACGCGCCGGGGGCGGCGAGATCCTCATGGAGGCCCCCGTGCTGGGCCTGACCCGTACCGCCGACGGCTGGGACGTACGCACCGACACCCGGGTCGTCTCCGCCGACGGCATCGTCCTCGCCGTGCCCGCTTGGTCCGCCGCCACGCTGCTCGCGTCCGAGTCCCCGGGCGCCTCGGCCGAACTGGGGGGCGTCGAGTACGCGTCGATGGCCCTGGTCACCCTGGCCTTCCGGCGCTCCGACGTGACCGGTACGGCCTTCGACGGGCGCTCCGGCTTCCTCGTACCGCCGGTCGACGGGCACACCATCAAGGCCGCCACCTTCTCCACCCACAAGTGGCAGTGGGTCTCCGACGCGGCCCCCGGCCTGTTCGTGCTGCGGACCTCGGTGGGCCGGTACGGCGAGGAGGAGCACCTGCACCGCGAGGACGGCGAGCTGGTCGGCGTATCGCTGCGCGACCTCGCCGCGGCGACCGGGCTCACCGCCCGGCCCGTGGCGACCGAGGTCACCCGGTGGATCGGCGGGCTGCCCCAGTACCCGGTGGGTCACCTCGCGCGGGTCGCCCGCATCCGCGACGCGGTCGCGAAGCTGCCCGCGCTGCGGGTGTGCGGCGCGGTCTACGACGGGGTCGGCATCCCCGCCTGCGTGGCGAGCGCACACCGGGCCGCGGACGAGATCGCCGGGGATCTCACCGGGGAGATCATCGCCACGCCGACCCTGGTTCAGGGCACTCGGAGCGAGGCGGGACAATAGCCGTATGAGTGCTCCTGAGACTGAGACATCAAGCAAGGCTCCGAACGCCGGCAAGAAGGCCAAGGACCTCAACGAGGTCATCCGCTACACGCTGTGGTCCGTCTTCAAGCTGCGCGACGTCCTGCCCGCCGACACGGACCGCGCGGCCGTCGCCGGCGAGGTCCAGGAGCTGTTCGACCAGCTCGCCGCGAAGGACATCACCATCCGCGGCACGTACGACGTCTCGGGCCTGCGCGCCGACGCGGACCTCCTGATCTGGTGGCACGCGGAGACCGCGGAAGAGCTCCAGGAGGCGTACAACCTCTTCCGCCGCACGCGGCTCGGCAGGCACCTGGAGCCGGTCTGGTCGAACATGGCGCTGCACCGCCCCGCCGAGTTCAACAAGTCGCACATCCCGGCGTTCCTCGCCGACGAGACGCCGCGCAACTACGTCAGCGTGTACCCCTTCGTGCGCTCGTACGACTGGTACCTGCTGCCCGACGAGGACCGCCGCCGCATGCTCGCGGACCACGGCAAGATGGCCCGCGGCTACCCCGACGTACGCGCCAACACCGTCGCCTCGTTCTCGCTCGGCGACTACGAGTGGATGCTGGCGTTCGAGGCCGACGAGCTGTACCGCATCGTCGACCTCATGCGTCACCTCAGGGCCTCCGAGGCGCGGATGCACGTCCGCGAGGAGGTCCCCTTCTTCACCGGCCGGCGCAAGTCGGTCGCGGACCTGGTGGCCGGGCTCGCGTAGCGAACGGGCTTCGGACCACCCCGACCCGGAAGATCAGACGGCGGGCACACGGCACCTCGTGCCGCCCGCTGGTCCAGCGACACCGGGTTCGGCTCAGCGGTGCGGCGCGCTTCGGCGCGCCGCACCGTTCGTCATTCGCGGCCCAGCCGCATCCGGATGCCCGCCCGGCCGGTCAGCGCCGCCCGCAGCGCGGGATCGTCCACCGCGTCCACCCCGCGCACCGCGACCGTCACCAGCGTGTCGCCCGTCGCGCCGTCCCCCGGCACCGCGCACGTCTCCAGCAGCCGCTGCCCGGCCGGGGAGGCCCACGAACCGTAGGGATGCGCCTCGACGCGCGCTATGGCCAGGCACCCCAGGGTCAGGGCGAG is a genomic window of Streptomyces sp. NBC_00708 containing:
- a CDS encoding response regulator transcription factor; translated protein: MSVLLEQPASLVAYRPNKPTAMVVVADPRVRSTVTRHLWALGVRDVIEASSIAEARPRVGNPRDICVADVHLPDGSGLTLLSETRAAGWPNGLALSAADDIGAVRNALAGGVKGYVVTGTRTNIGHPARPGVAPIGATAARMHRRPPGTPSHPGGYRELSGREVEVLRLVAEGQSNKAIGVSMGLSALTVKSHLARIARKLGTGDRAGMVAVALRTGIIH
- the hemG gene encoding protoporphyrinogen oxidase, whose translation is MQSSTHRADRAPRHVVVIGGGIAGLAAAHRLVGAGLRVTLLEGTDRLGGKLMTGEIAGVRVDLGAESMLARRPEAVGLARAVGLGDRLRPPATATAALWTRDALRPMPKGHVMGVPGDPSVLGEVLSPEGLARIAQDRELPPTAVGEDVSVGTYVADRLGREVVDRLVEPLLGGVYAGDAYRISMRAAVPQLFEAARQGGSLLDGVTRLQERAAARQSNGPVFQGIQGGIGTLPGAVADAVRAGGGEILMEAPVLGLTRTADGWDVRTDTRVVSADGIVLAVPAWSAATLLASESPGASAELGGVEYASMALVTLAFRRSDVTGTAFDGRSGFLVPPVDGHTIKAATFSTHKWQWVSDAAPGLFVLRTSVGRYGEEEHLHREDGELVGVSLRDLAAATGLTARPVATEVTRWIGGLPQYPVGHLARVARIRDAVAKLPALRVCGAVYDGVGIPACVASAHRAADEIAGDLTGEIIATPTLVQGTRSEAGQ
- the hemE gene encoding uroporphyrinogen decarboxylase, which translates into the protein MSANDRPSGQQTKTSATYDSAFLKACRREPVPHTPVWFMRQAGRSLPEYLKVREGIPMLDSCTMPELVAEITMQPVRRHKVDAAVYYSDIVVPLKAIGIDLDIKPGVGPVIAEPVRTRADLARLRDLTPEDVPYVTEAIGLLTAELGETPLIGFAGAPFTLASYLVEGGPSRNHEHTKAMMYGDPELWADLLDRLAEITGAFLEVQIEAGASAVQLFDSWVGALAPADYRRSVLPASAKVFDTVARYDVPRIHFGVGTGELLGLMGEAGADVVGVDWRVPLDEAARRVGPGKALQGNLDPAVLFAPTSAVEAKTQEVLDAAAGLEGHIFNLGHGVMPNMDPDALSRLVEYVHTRTAR
- a CDS encoding ribonuclease D, translated to MTDAQETAADTSLRTTGGAPPDDVAPAPIPLLEPREGIPPVVASDDALAGVIAAFAAGSGPVAVDAERASGYRYGQRAYLVQLRRDGAGSALVDPVGCPDLSGLGEALHGTEWILHAATQDLPCLREIGMTPTGLFDTELAGRLAGFPRVGLGAMVENVLGYSLEKGHSAVDWSTRPLPEPWLRYAALDVELLIDLRNALEDELDRQNKLEWAQEEFAAIASAPPAPPRQDPWRRTSGMHKVRRRRQMAVVRELWNARDQIARRRDVSPGKVLGDGAIIEAALALPPNTQALTALPGFGPRMGRRQLEQWQAAVDRAKALPDTELPQPGQAVAGPPPPRAWADKDPAAAARLSAARAAVSALAERLHLPQENLMTPDTVRRICWEPPKNPTPETVESALAGYGARHWQIEQVAPLLLRALTQSA
- a CDS encoding DUF3000 domain-containing protein, with amino-acid sequence MAAAQGHISGQSDGADGEDGGEGGAVPSAFRSAVDALRAARLRPELEVEPTRPPKRLAPYAYALEAAVVDGDDDLADGRLVLLHDPAGHEAWQGNFRLVTLVRAELEPEMAADPLLPEVCWSWLTGALEARGLFYGEAGGTVTMAGSHYFGALETRRPATQIEIRASWTPREGRGGVPDTAAHLVAWGDLLCQIAGLPPSGPVDAAVVTLPQRRGPQVS
- a CDS encoding chlorite dismutase family protein, translating into MSAPETETSSKAPNAGKKAKDLNEVIRYTLWSVFKLRDVLPADTDRAAVAGEVQELFDQLAAKDITIRGTYDVSGLRADADLLIWWHAETAEELQEAYNLFRRTRLGRHLEPVWSNMALHRPAEFNKSHIPAFLADETPRNYVSVYPFVRSYDWYLLPDEDRRRMLADHGKMARGYPDVRANTVASFSLGDYEWMLAFEADELYRIVDLMRHLRASEARMHVREEVPFFTGRRKSVADLVAGLA
- a CDS encoding DUF4349 domain-containing protein encodes the protein MRTAPAAVLLTAVLALSGCGAASDASDSKADRGGVAEPQQQADAAAGKAEAPAAGSARTERQRKTPKQAAAHVIRTASLSVEVKDASKAAAHARATAQDAGGLVEKETTERVDGTRESSNLVLRVPQEAYDEVLRELSGAGKLVSRTSAAKDVTDQVVDTDSRIATQRASVARVRKLMERAEKLADVVTLEGELSTRQADLESLLAERASLKDRTTLATITLDLMEPETAAGEADDDPGFTDALAGGWHAFVTMLRWLAMAVGAAAPFLAVAAVLALLWRLLRRRRGAKGE
- a CDS encoding FAD-dependent oxidoreductase → MTAERLVVIGGDAAGMSAASQARRLKGPDELSITAFERGHFTSYSACGIPYWVSGDVADRDELIARTPEEHRARDIDLRTRTEVTEIDVAGRRVRARDRESGETYWTGFDKLVIATGARPVRPELPGMDAPGVHGVQTLDDGQALLDSLDRTEGRRAVVVGAGYIGVEMAEAMLKRGFEVTVLNRGEQPMATLDPDMGRMVHDAMDGLGITTVNGAAVTAIRTGPDGRVTEVVTGDAGYPADIVVLGIGVEPETTLAREAGLPLGPHGGLLTDLAMRVVGHENIWAGGDCVEVLDLVAGHTRHIALGTHANKHGQVIGSNVGGGYGTFPGVVGTAVSKVCDLEIARTGLREKDARAVGLRYVTATIESTSRAGYYPDARPMTVKMIAEYRTGRLLGVQIVGREGAGKRVDVAAVALTARMTVEQMTALDLGYAPPFSPVWDPVLVAARKTVAALRKAGTD
- a CDS encoding acetyl-CoA C-acyltransferase, which produces MPRTIRDVVFVDGVRTPFGKAGPKGIYHETRADDLVVKAIRELLRRNPDLDPKKIDEVAIAATTQIGDQGLTLGRTAGILAGLPQSVPGYSIDRMCAGALTAVTSTAGSIAFGAYDVVVAGGVEHMGRHPMGEGVDPNPRFVSEKLVDESALFMGMTAENLHDRYPTITKQRADAYAVRSQEKAAKAYANGKIQQDLVPVSVRRTNAEAGETGWGLVTADEPMRPGTTMESLANLKTPFRAHGRVTAGNAAGLNDGATASLLAAEDVARELGLPVKMRLVSYAFAGVEPEVMGYGPIPATEKALAQAGLSISDIGLFEINEAFAVQVLAFLEHYGIADDDARVNQYGGAIAYGHPLASSGVRLMTQLARQFEEQPEVRYGLTTMCVGFGMGATVVWENPHFENAGGDK